In Mesorhizobium sp. 113-3-3, a genomic segment contains:
- a CDS encoding alpha-ketoglutarate-dependent dioxygenase AlkB family protein, whose translation MLVLPNGVRHMPAYLSRATQEALVEAVRGIVQRAPLFVPAMPRTGKEMSVRMTNCGPLGWVTDKERGYRYQPTHPLTGEPWPPIPQGLLDLWRQVSGYPNPPEACLINFYTADAKMGLHQDRDEADFSAPVVSVSLGDDCLFRVGQTTRDGATKSFRLKSGDVVVLGGEGRLAFHGVDRIYPSTSALLKNGGRINLTLRRVTKPHENGL comes from the coding sequence ATGCTCGTTCTGCCCAACGGCGTCCGCCACATGCCGGCCTATCTCTCCCGCGCCACCCAAGAGGCGCTGGTCGAGGCGGTGAGAGGCATCGTCCAGCGGGCGCCGCTGTTCGTGCCGGCCATGCCGCGCACCGGCAAGGAGATGAGCGTGCGCATGACCAATTGCGGCCCGCTCGGCTGGGTCACCGACAAGGAGCGCGGCTATCGCTACCAGCCGACGCATCCGCTGACCGGGGAGCCATGGCCGCCGATTCCGCAGGGCCTGCTCGATCTGTGGCGGCAGGTGTCGGGATATCCGAATCCGCCGGAGGCCTGTCTGATCAATTTCTACACGGCGGATGCAAAGATGGGCCTGCACCAGGATCGCGACGAGGCCGACTTTTCGGCGCCCGTCGTCTCCGTGTCGCTGGGCGATGATTGCCTGTTCAGGGTCGGCCAGACGACGCGCGACGGCGCCACCAAATCGTTCAGGCTGAAGAGCGGCGACGTCGTCGTGCTTGGCGGCGAGGGCCGTCTCGCCTTCCACGGTGTCGACCGCATCTATCCCTCGACCTCGGCGCTGCTCAAGAATGGCGGTAGGATCAATCTGACGCTGCGGCGGGTGACCAAGCCGCACGAGAACGGCTTATGA
- a CDS encoding TonB-dependent siderophore receptor yields the protein MGLTFHQGSNSIGGGKVWCRGLLATTCLAALLGAHQALAQQAPTQTQDGTLEPITVTGKGGRVNSRDDDKTVAAKRSSGATKTDRPLIETPRSVSVVTRKEIEERGAQDIIEAVRYSAGVSTGAYGFDPRFDQIYIRGYDATTLGDYKDGLRQPYINYGTFRTDPYSLERVEVIKGPVSVLYGAGTPAGIVNKVPKLPTEDRIREVQLLYGTKDRAQAAFDFGGPVTEGSDEFLYRIVGLARNGDTNFDIADDRYFLQPSLTWNPDAATSFTIYGLVQADETDTSVAAITDPSGKVHALRSSDPDYDYQKIRQQQVGYKFEHDFGDGITFRQNGRYSHLDLRSRYLAVASWTDTVAHRYANSIRDEMNVFQADNQIEAKFDTGALAHTVLLGLDYTNLTSSFGYGIGPVDPAYDFDIGNPTYGVSGPTPDYNFTTSDADLRQTGLYALDQIELDRWRFTLGGRQTWVEQTRQYGNGSSEGLNKNAFSMQAGALYLFDNGVAPFASYATSFEPVTNQSVSGGILQPTKGEQFELGVKYQPPGTDILLSAIAFHLVEKNKPVVVNANSGTYRALGEVTSDGFELEARAAIMNGLDVIAAYNYNHAEITDGAAVEIGKVPAVTPAHVASLWANYRFDEGSAAPGFSVGAGVRLQSATYTDTSNTSKNDAAVYLDASASYDFGAVDKKYEGVSAAFAVRNIADERAVVCNSGYCYLGQGRNITASLKRRW from the coding sequence ATCGGCTTGACATTTCATCAGGGGTCTAACTCGATCGGCGGCGGCAAGGTCTGGTGCCGGGGATTGCTCGCCACGACGTGTCTCGCGGCACTGCTCGGTGCTCATCAGGCGCTCGCGCAGCAAGCGCCCACCCAGACGCAAGACGGCACGCTCGAGCCGATCACGGTCACCGGCAAGGGTGGCCGGGTCAACTCCCGGGATGACGACAAGACAGTGGCCGCCAAACGCAGTTCCGGCGCGACCAAGACGGATAGGCCGCTGATCGAAACGCCGCGCTCCGTCTCGGTGGTGACGCGCAAGGAAATCGAGGAGCGCGGCGCGCAGGACATCATCGAGGCGGTGCGCTATTCGGCGGGCGTCAGCACCGGCGCATATGGCTTCGATCCGCGCTTCGACCAGATCTATATCAGAGGTTACGACGCCACCACGCTCGGCGATTACAAGGACGGCCTGCGCCAGCCCTACATCAATTACGGCACCTTCCGCACCGACCCCTATTCGCTCGAACGCGTCGAGGTCATCAAGGGACCGGTGTCGGTGCTTTACGGCGCGGGAACGCCGGCCGGCATCGTCAACAAGGTGCCCAAGCTGCCGACCGAGGACAGGATCCGCGAAGTCCAGTTGCTCTATGGCACCAAGGACAGGGCGCAGGCGGCCTTCGATTTCGGCGGGCCGGTCACGGAAGGCAGCGACGAATTCCTCTACCGGATCGTCGGCCTGGCGCGAAACGGCGACACCAATTTCGACATCGCCGACGACCGCTATTTCCTGCAGCCATCGCTGACCTGGAACCCGGATGCCGCGACCTCCTTCACCATCTACGGGCTGGTGCAGGCCGACGAGACCGATACCAGTGTCGCCGCGATCACCGATCCGTCGGGAAAGGTTCATGCCCTGCGCTCAAGCGACCCGGACTACGACTATCAGAAGATCCGGCAGCAGCAGGTCGGCTACAAATTCGAACACGATTTCGGCGACGGCATCACGTTCCGCCAGAACGGCCGGTATTCCCATCTCGACCTGAGGTCGCGCTATCTTGCAGTCGCGAGTTGGACGGACACCGTCGCACATCGGTATGCGAATTCGATCCGCGACGAAATGAACGTATTCCAGGCCGACAACCAGATCGAGGCGAAGTTCGACACCGGCGCGCTCGCCCATACGGTGCTTCTCGGCCTCGACTATACGAACCTGACTTCGTCCTTCGGCTATGGGATAGGTCCCGTCGATCCTGCCTATGATTTCGACATCGGCAATCCGACCTACGGTGTTTCCGGCCCGACGCCGGACTACAATTTCACGACATCCGACGCGGATCTGCGCCAGACCGGTCTTTACGCGCTGGATCAGATCGAGCTCGACAGATGGCGCTTCACGCTCGGCGGCCGGCAGACCTGGGTCGAGCAGACGCGTCAATATGGTAACGGCAGTTCCGAAGGCTTGAACAAGAACGCTTTCAGCATGCAGGCTGGCGCCCTCTATCTTTTCGACAATGGCGTTGCGCCCTTCGCGAGCTATGCGACCTCGTTCGAGCCGGTCACGAACCAATCCGTGTCGGGCGGCATCCTTCAGCCGACGAAGGGGGAGCAGTTCGAGCTGGGGGTCAAATACCAACCGCCGGGGACCGATATCCTGCTGTCGGCGATTGCCTTTCATCTCGTCGAGAAGAACAAGCCGGTCGTCGTCAACGCCAACTCGGGCACCTACCGCGCTCTGGGCGAAGTCACCAGCGATGGCTTTGAGCTTGAGGCGCGTGCGGCCATCATGAACGGGCTGGATGTGATCGCGGCCTACAATTACAACCATGCCGAGATCACTGACGGCGCGGCCGTGGAGATCGGCAAGGTTCCGGCCGTGACGCCCGCGCATGTCGCAAGCCTCTGGGCCAACTACAGATTCGACGAGGGCAGTGCCGCTCCAGGCTTTTCGGTCGGAGCCGGCGTGCGGCTGCAGAGCGCCACCTATACCGACACGTCAAACACCTCCAAGAACGATGCCGCGGTCTATCTCGACGCCTCGGCGTCCTATGATTTCGGCGCCGTCGACAAGAAATATGAAGGCGTTTCCGCCGCCTTCGCCGTCCGCAACATCGCCGATGAACGCGCTGTCGTGTGCAACAGCGGCTATTGCTATCTGGGTCAGGGCCGAAACATCACGGCTTCGCTGAAGCGCCGCTGGTAA
- the lysM gene encoding peptidoglycan-binding protein LysM — protein sequence MGMFDFVKSVGKKLGIGGDEEAAPTADTLKKELDSHKLGTDGVQVVVQGDTAVLKGVVKDQSIFEKAVIAVGNTLGVSKVQADELQVAPDAGKAAAPAKEPTFYTVQKGDNLWKIAEKSYGKGQGAKNTTIFEANKPMLTHPDKIYPGQVLRIP from the coding sequence ATGGGCATGTTCGATTTCGTCAAGAGCGTCGGCAAGAAGCTCGGCATCGGCGGCGACGAGGAAGCCGCACCCACGGCCGACACGCTCAAGAAGGAGCTCGATTCACACAAGCTCGGCACCGATGGCGTGCAAGTCGTCGTCCAGGGTGACACGGCGGTGCTGAAGGGCGTGGTCAAGGACCAGTCGATCTTCGAAAAGGCGGTTATCGCCGTTGGCAACACGCTCGGCGTCTCCAAGGTGCAGGCCGACGAATTGCAGGTCGCGCCGGACGCCGGCAAGGCGGCCGCCCCGGCCAAGGAACCGACCTTCTACACCGTGCAGAAGGGCGACAATCTCTGGAAGATCGCCGAGAAAAGCTACGGCAAGGGCCAGGGCGCCAAGAATACGACCATCTTCGAGGCCAACAAGCCGATGCTGACCCACCCCGACAAGATCTATCCGGGCCAGGTGCTGCGCATCCCCTGA
- the arfB gene encoding alternative ribosome rescue aminoacyl-tRNA hydrolase ArfB has product MPIDDNIIIADEAVIHPGDLHEDFIRSSGPGGQNVNKVATAVQLRFDAANAAGLSERVRARTIKLAGQRATKDGVIVIEAGRFRTQEQNRADARARLTALVAKAAEPPPPPRKKTRPSKGAVERRLKSKAGRGTIKKLRGRVEND; this is encoded by the coding sequence ATGCCGATCGACGACAACATCATCATCGCGGACGAAGCCGTGATCCATCCGGGCGACCTGCACGAGGATTTCATCCGCTCGTCCGGTCCTGGCGGCCAGAACGTCAACAAGGTGGCGACCGCCGTGCAACTGCGCTTCGACGCGGCCAACGCGGCCGGCCTGTCGGAACGCGTGCGTGCGCGCACCATCAAGCTTGCCGGCCAGCGCGCCACCAAGGACGGCGTCATCGTCATCGAGGCCGGGCGCTTCCGCACCCAGGAGCAGAACCGGGCCGATGCCCGGGCAAGGCTCACGGCGCTGGTCGCCAAGGCCGCCGAACCGCCGCCGCCGCCGCGCAAAAAGACGCGGCCTTCGAAAGGCGCTGTCGAGCGGCGGCTGAAGAGCAAGGCCGGACGCGGCACCATCAAGAAGCTGCGCGGCCGGGTGGAGAACGATTAA
- a CDS encoding phosphoenolpyruvate carboxykinase yields the protein MSEVGKRNPACPIDRIGLKTTGMVRYNFGAAALYEEAIRRGEARLTAHGALVAETGQHTGRSPKDKFVVRDAATEAHVWWDNNKAISPAQFETLLADFLAHAADKDLYVQDLVGGADAELKLPTRVITEFAWHSLFIRNLLIRPDKAELEQFVPDMTIIDLPSFRADPARHGSRTETVIAVDLSRKIVLIGGTSYAGEMKKSVFTMLNYLLPQKGVMPMHCSANEGPAGDAAVFFGLSGTGKTTLSADPSRTLIGDDEHGWGPHGIFNFEGGCYAKTIKLSAEAEPEIFATTRRFGTVLENVVLDADGVPDFNDGRLTENTRCAYPLDFIPNASKTGRASHPKNIIMLTADAFGVMPPIARLTPAQAMYHFLSGYTAKVAGTERGVTEPEATFSTCFGAPFMPRHPSEYGNLLRELIASHGADCWLVNTGWTGGAYGTGKRMPIKATRALLAAALDGSLKTGEFRTDANFGFEVPVAVPGVDSAILDPRSTWADKPAYDRQAAGLVGMFAVNFEKFEPHVDATVMGAAPRMQEAAE from the coding sequence ATGTCGGAAGTCGGCAAACGCAATCCTGCTTGCCCGATCGATCGTATCGGCCTGAAAACCACCGGTATGGTGCGCTACAATTTCGGCGCGGCCGCCCTTTACGAGGAGGCGATCCGGCGCGGCGAGGCCCGGCTGACCGCGCATGGCGCGCTGGTCGCCGAGACCGGACAGCACACAGGCCGTTCGCCCAAGGACAAGTTCGTCGTCCGCGACGCCGCTACCGAGGCGCATGTCTGGTGGGACAACAACAAGGCGATCTCGCCGGCCCAGTTCGAGACGCTGCTCGCCGATTTCCTCGCCCACGCCGCGGACAAGGATCTCTATGTTCAGGACCTCGTCGGCGGGGCCGATGCCGAGCTGAAACTGCCGACGCGCGTCATCACCGAATTTGCCTGGCACTCGCTGTTCATCCGCAATCTTCTCATCCGCCCGGACAAGGCCGAACTCGAACAGTTCGTCCCTGACATGACGATCATCGACCTGCCGTCCTTCCGCGCCGACCCCGCCCGCCACGGCAGTCGCACCGAAACGGTGATCGCCGTCGACCTCAGCCGCAAGATCGTGCTGATCGGCGGCACCTCCTATGCCGGCGAGATGAAGAAGTCGGTGTTCACCATGCTCAATTATCTGTTGCCGCAGAAGGGCGTTATGCCGATGCACTGCTCGGCCAATGAGGGACCGGCCGGCGACGCCGCCGTCTTCTTCGGGCTTTCGGGAACCGGCAAGACGACGCTGTCGGCGGATCCGTCGCGCACGCTGATCGGCGACGACGAGCACGGCTGGGGCCCGCACGGCATCTTCAATTTCGAAGGCGGCTGCTACGCCAAGACGATCAAGCTGTCGGCCGAAGCCGAGCCGGAGATCTTCGCCACCACGCGGCGCTTCGGCACGGTGCTGGAAAATGTCGTGCTCGACGCCGATGGCGTGCCGGACTTCAACGATGGCCGCCTCACCGAAAACACACGCTGCGCCTACCCGCTCGACTTCATCCCCAATGCCTCGAAGACCGGGCGAGCCAGTCATCCCAAGAACATCATCATGCTGACCGCCGACGCCTTCGGCGTGATGCCGCCGATCGCGCGGCTGACCCCGGCGCAGGCAATGTATCATTTCCTCTCCGGCTACACGGCCAAGGTGGCCGGAACCGAAAGGGGCGTCACCGAACCCGAAGCGACGTTTTCGACCTGCTTCGGCGCCCCGTTCATGCCGCGCCACCCGTCGGAATACGGCAATCTGCTGCGCGAGCTCATCGCCAGCCATGGGGCCGATTGCTGGCTGGTCAACACCGGCTGGACCGGCGGCGCCTACGGCACCGGCAAGCGCATGCCGATCAAGGCGACACGCGCTTTGCTTGCCGCCGCCCTCGACGGGTCGCTGAAAACAGGCGAATTCCGCACCGATGCCAATTTCGGCTTCGAGGTGCCGGTGGCGGTGCCTGGCGTCGACAGCGCCATTCTCGATCCGCGCTCGACCTGGGCCGACAAGCCTGCGTATGACCGGCAAGCGGCAGGACTGGTCGGCATGTTCGCCGTCAATTTCGAGAAATTCGAGCCGCATGTCGATGCTACCGTCATGGGTGCGGCGCCCCGCATGCAGGAAGCGGCGGAATAG
- a CDS encoding response regulator transcription factor produces MATIALVDDDRNILTSVSIALESEGYRVETYTDGASALEGLAARPPNLAILDIKMPRMDGMELLRRMRQKSDLPVIFLTSKDDEIDELFGLKMGADDFIRKPFSQRLLVERVRAVLRRASAREAAAKAPSQQARSLERGQLVMDQERHTCTWKGEPVTLTVTEFLILHSLAQRPGVVKSRDALMDSAYDEQVYVDDRTIDSHIKRLRKKFKAVDDDFEMIETLYGVGYRFREA; encoded by the coding sequence ATGGCAACAATCGCGCTTGTCGATGACGACCGCAACATTCTGACGTCGGTGTCGATCGCCCTCGAATCCGAGGGGTATCGCGTCGAGACCTACACGGATGGTGCGTCCGCGCTGGAAGGCCTGGCGGCACGTCCGCCAAATCTTGCCATTCTCGACATCAAGATGCCGCGCATGGACGGCATGGAGCTCTTGCGCCGGATGCGCCAGAAGTCGGACCTGCCGGTGATCTTCCTGACCTCCAAGGACGACGAGATCGATGAATTGTTCGGCCTCAAGATGGGCGCCGACGATTTCATCCGCAAACCGTTCTCGCAGCGCCTGCTGGTCGAGCGGGTGCGCGCCGTGCTGCGCCGTGCCAGTGCCCGCGAGGCTGCGGCAAAGGCGCCCAGCCAGCAGGCCCGCTCACTCGAGCGCGGCCAGCTCGTCATGGACCAGGAGCGCCACACCTGCACCTGGAAGGGCGAACCGGTGACGCTCACCGTCACCGAATTCCTGATCCTGCATTCGCTGGCGCAGCGTCCCGGTGTCGTAAAAAGCCGTGATGCGCTGATGGATTCGGCCTATGATGAGCAGGTCTATGTCGATGACCGCACGATCGACAGCCACATCAAGCGGCTGCGCAAGAAGTTCAAGGCTGTCGACGACGACTTCGAGATGATCGAAACCCTCTATGGCGTGGGATATCGGTTCCGAGAAGCGTGA